One Synergistota bacterium genomic window carries:
- a CDS encoding cytidine deaminase, translating into MERKKLIECAIRARDFAYAPYSRFKVGAAILTREGKVFSGCNVENSSYGLTICAERVALFKAVSEGYRSFKAIAVVGDVSEFVPPCGACRQVLREFSSDMLVVMGNVSGDFVERKLEELLPLAFKLER; encoded by the coding sequence ATTGAGAGGAAAAAGCTAATTGAGTGCGCCATAAGAGCCAGAGATTTTGCATATGCTCCTTATTCTCGGTTTAAGGTTGGGGCTGCGATACTTACTCGCGAGGGTAAGGTGTTTTCAGGATGTAATGTCGAAAACTCCTCATATGGATTGACGATCTGCGCGGAGAGAGTAGCGCTTTTTAAAGCGGTTTCGGAAGGGTATAGGAGCTTCAAAGCTATAGCTGTGGTGGGAGACGTTTCGGAGTTCGTACCTCCTTGTGGGGCGTGTAGGCAGGTTTTGCGTGAGTTCTCAAGCGATATGCTCGTTGTGATGGGCAACGTTAGCGGAGATTTCGTTGAGAGAAAGCTTGAGGAGCTGCTTCCTCTCGCTTTTAAGCTGGAAAGATGA
- a CDS encoding DUF881 domain-containing protein → MFGSPARRERLLLWLILALVVLNTVFLARNLGLYELGGEAAELKKAKGMAVILLEYYELLANQLGVSKAPLVRNALAEFRFETESAPTAQETMSAILYYGRFLHETIVKESRRRQEKEVLRIISLDPGVRDFRDRAEIVIKRSRDGKITVFDAEGVLTSKTISAIKENPILQGLSSEIRIEIDNGKVSVLTMDLLETRLRKLRTEALSLKARLEALESLAGFAPLEGEGVIIKVYDARKEEGESYIIHDSDLRDIVNELFAAGAVGIQIGGERLIVNSSIRCVGPVILVNHRPIAVDPVVIKAVGNSDVLASALKLIEQSLKLFDIKLEVKKKKRVRLVAYRD, encoded by the coding sequence ATGTTTGGAAGCCCAGCGAGAAGGGAAAGGCTGCTCCTCTGGCTGATATTAGCTCTGGTGGTTCTTAATACGGTTTTCTTGGCAAGGAATTTGGGGCTTTATGAGCTTGGTGGGGAAGCAGCAGAGCTGAAAAAAGCCAAGGGAATGGCTGTTATTCTTCTTGAATACTACGAGCTTCTCGCGAATCAGCTTGGTGTTTCTAAGGCGCCCTTGGTGAGAAACGCGCTTGCGGAATTCAGATTTGAGACAGAGTCTGCTCCCACTGCGCAGGAAACTATGAGCGCTATACTTTATTATGGACGCTTTCTTCATGAAACTATAGTAAAGGAAAGCCGAAGGAGACAAGAAAAGGAAGTCTTGAGGATAATATCATTAGATCCCGGTGTAAGGGACTTTAGAGACAGAGCCGAAATCGTGATAAAGAGATCACGTGATGGAAAAATAACTGTATTTGATGCCGAGGGAGTTCTCACATCGAAGACAATTTCCGCAATCAAAGAAAATCCAATTCTTCAGGGATTATCTTCCGAGATAAGAATAGAGATAGATAATGGTAAAGTGAGCGTTCTCACTATGGATCTGCTCGAAACCAGATTAAGGAAGCTACGCACCGAGGCGCTCAGCTTAAAAGCCCGTCTCGAGGCTCTCGAGAGTCTTGCAGGATTTGCTCCCCTTGAGGGAGAAGGAGTGATAATTAAGGTATACGATGCGAGAAAGGAAGAGGGAGAGTCATATATAATACATGATAGTGATCTCAGGGATATAGTTAATGAGCTTTTTGCCGCTGGAGCTGTCGGAATTCAAATAGGAGGAGAGAGATTGATAGTCAACTCCTCTATTAGATGTGTAGGTCCCGTTATACTTGTTAATCACAGACCTATAGCCGTTGATCCAGTAGTAATAAAGGCGGTGGGGAATTCGGATGTTTTAGCTTCGGCTCTTAAACTGATAGAGCAGAGCTTGAAGCTCTTCGATATAAAGCTTGAAGTTAAAAAGAAAAAGAGGGTGAGGCTCGTTGCTTACAGAGATTGA
- a CDS encoding DUF502 domain-containing protein: MRKLRHYFLTGLILVIPAIITIYVFYKIFLWVDANLGGIVYRLTGYRIPGLSFLFLGFLILMTILIGMLTANYIGKKLVSIYERLLAKIPLVRGVYMTIKQIMEVLLVKGDRSFREVVLLEYPRRGMYCIGFVTNKRGGRITPKGEELLIVFIPTTPNPTSGVMVLVPPSEVIPLPITIEQGLKLVISGGVLATEIWGDEEHVWKPSEKGKAAPLADISSGGS; the protein is encoded by the coding sequence TTGAGAAAGCTTAGACACTATTTCCTAACGGGTTTGATTCTTGTTATACCTGCGATAATTACTATATATGTTTTCTACAAGATATTTTTATGGGTCGATGCCAACCTCGGAGGAATAGTCTATAGGCTTACTGGTTATAGAATTCCGGGATTGAGCTTTCTCTTTCTGGGGTTTCTTATACTTATGACAATCTTGATCGGTATGCTTACTGCGAATTACATAGGTAAGAAGCTCGTTTCAATATACGAAAGGCTTTTGGCAAAGATCCCCCTTGTAAGGGGAGTTTACATGACTATAAAACAGATAATGGAAGTTCTTCTCGTTAAAGGAGACAGATCCTTCAGAGAGGTCGTTCTCCTTGAATATCCGCGGAGAGGAATGTACTGCATAGGTTTTGTTACTAATAAGCGGGGAGGAAGGATAACTCCTAAAGGGGAAGAGCTTCTTATAGTTTTCATTCCCACGACTCCTAATCCAACTTCGGGAGTCATGGTTCTCGTTCCACCAAGTGAGGTAATTCCCCTGCCGATAACGATTGAGCAGGGGCTTAAACTCGTTATATCTGGTGGGGTTCTCGCTACAGAAATATGGGGTGATGAGGAGCATGTTTGGAAGCCCAGCGAGAAGGGAAAGGCTGCTCCTCTGGCTGATATTAGCTCTGGTGGTTCTTAA
- a CDS encoding HlyC/CorC family transporter translates to MDFPSTEVFFLALFLLLSALFSASETALISLGRVKILSLIEKDPSKAKAWKLLLEDPQRFLVTILIGNNLANIAASALATSLSLRLFPSSGVSIAIGIMTFLILVFGEITPKGLALRYAEGLAKKIIYLMYVLSIVAYPFAVTLSKLANLLARNDEKSFLYPLLTREELEMLISQKGGEVELEESEKKIIKGVIELEDKIVREIMVPRLDMVCLDASSTVKDAVKVIEEHGHSRIPVYESTVDNIIGVLYAKDLIPVMAEGRWEEKVGSFVRPPYFVPETKLVKELFEELREKKIHIAIVIDEYGGTAGLVTMEDILEEIVGEIEDEYDKELPTIEKVDENTFIVDGKLNMEDLLDLVEMDIDLDERDYDTVAGLIYSLFGRIPRVGEEAEFEGLRLRVLEVRKNRIKKVLVSREEKSLEKA, encoded by the coding sequence ATGGATTTCCCTAGTACAGAGGTTTTTTTCTTAGCCCTTTTTCTTTTATTATCTGCTCTTTTTTCAGCCTCGGAGACCGCTTTGATCTCCTTAGGCAGAGTAAAGATATTAAGTTTGATCGAAAAGGACCCTTCCAAAGCTAAGGCGTGGAAGCTTCTTTTGGAGGATCCGCAGAGGTTTCTTGTCACGATTCTTATAGGAAATAATCTCGCTAACATAGCTGCTTCGGCTTTAGCCACTTCCCTTTCGTTAAGGCTTTTCCCGAGCTCTGGGGTAAGTATAGCAATTGGCATTATGACTTTTCTCATACTCGTTTTTGGGGAAATAACGCCAAAGGGATTGGCTTTAAGATACGCTGAGGGACTCGCAAAGAAAATCATTTACCTTATGTATGTGCTTTCTATAGTGGCTTACCCATTCGCCGTAACCCTTTCTAAGCTTGCCAACTTGCTTGCGAGGAATGATGAGAAGAGCTTCCTTTATCCGCTTCTCACGCGCGAGGAGCTCGAGATGCTGATTTCTCAGAAAGGTGGGGAGGTGGAGCTTGAGGAATCGGAAAAGAAGATAATAAAGGGAGTGATAGAGCTCGAGGATAAGATCGTTAGGGAGATAATGGTTCCCAGGCTTGATATGGTTTGCCTGGATGCTTCCTCAACGGTTAAAGATGCCGTTAAGGTTATTGAGGAGCATGGGCATTCTCGTATTCCGGTGTATGAGTCCACGGTAGACAATATAATCGGCGTGCTTTACGCCAAAGATTTGATTCCGGTAATGGCAGAGGGAAGATGGGAGGAAAAGGTAGGAAGCTTCGTGAGACCTCCTTATTTTGTTCCCGAAACCAAGCTCGTTAAGGAGCTTTTCGAGGAACTTAGGGAGAAGAAGATACATATAGCTATTGTTATAGATGAATATGGCGGTACAGCGGGACTTGTGACCATGGAGGATATACTTGAGGAGATAGTAGGGGAAATCGAAGACGAGTATGATAAAGAACTACCCACAATAGAAAAAGTGGATGAAAACACGTTTATAGTTGATGGTAAGCTTAACATGGAAGACCTCTTAGATCTGGTAGAGATGGATATCGATCTCGATGAGCGTGACTACGATACCGTTGCGGGTCTTATATACTCGTTGTTTGGACGGATACCCAGGGTCGGGGAGGAGGCTGAGTTTGAGGGACTCCGGCTCAGGGTGCTTGAGGTGAGAAAGAACAGGATAAAAAAGGTTCTGGTCTCAAGGGAGGAGAAGAGTCTTGAGAAAGCTTAG
- the ybeY gene encoding rRNA maturation RNase YbeY encodes MRVLISDPRKLLRRVKLNQREVREIARRVIGGEYRGKIPLSKLKVSIAFVSDEEMIPINQTYTGREGSTDVLAFSMVDELDEKVPFFMLGEVIVSVDRAISQAEEAGWAPGSEVKLLVIHGLLHLLGYDHTSNEDKERMRLKEREYLI; translated from the coding sequence TTGAGGGTGCTAATAAGCGATCCAAGGAAGCTATTAAGGAGGGTAAAGCTAAATCAGAGAGAGGTGAGAGAGATAGCTCGTAGGGTTATCGGGGGAGAATATAGGGGGAAAATACCCCTTTCTAAGCTGAAGGTTAGCATAGCTTTTGTTAGCGATGAAGAAATGATACCTATAAATCAAACTTATACTGGGAGGGAAGGTTCGACAGATGTTTTGGCCTTCTCTATGGTGGATGAGCTTGATGAGAAAGTGCCATTCTTCATGTTAGGAGAGGTGATAGTTTCCGTAGATAGGGCAATTTCGCAAGCTGAGGAAGCAGGCTGGGCCCCTGGATCTGAGGTTAAGCTTCTTGTAATTCATGGATTGCTTCACCTGCTTGGCTACGATCACACTTCAAATGAAGATAAAGAAAGGATGCGTTTAAAAGAGAGAGAATATCTGATATAA
- a CDS encoding HDIG domain-containing protein, with amino-acid sequence MTSKKKGASKWALLWKEKRHAILMLIAFWGITFFTLSWDWVSVLGIPLRVGEKAPYDIVAPQDAEILDREATERLKKEAASRIKKVFVIDEDITREVLQRLSSKLSSLKDLLPEQKDYIFKLVKKGFKDGVSAEELSSFVDRVLKSASELAVPSPIIAKLKEILLRNLKPNLRFDEKETERQRRLAMKEIKPVVIKVQRGELIVRKGEKLKREHLLILKSLGLLGEGLLFKVLAIAVLSVLLVWISFVYIDEWYTDKLKDNGFLLFLLTSSSAILLAGKFLTSVSPALVPIGIISLSYAILVNPRFSIFMTMVMAFALSFFREAGLTPLALGLFGGLIGIKYVRNIRHRGAFIRAGTFMSLANSVSLAAIGLFLNSSFRELFLNVFYGFLNGVGSSILVMGVLPYVENFFDIFSPLRLLELADPSHPLLRRLQVEAPGTYHHSLLVANLAEAAAEVVGADPLLARVGSYYHDIGKIRRPHLFVENQIDQDNYHERITPNLSLLVIISHVKDGIELAKEYRLPQPIIDIIAQHHGTTIVSYFYHRAKEERGEDVDPDDFRYPGPKPQSKEAAIVMLADSVEASARLMKEPNSSKIESLVREIVRAKVEDSQLSESPLSFEDLEKIVRAFTKVLRGMYHSRIEYPEGGKDVEGANKRSKEAIKEGKAKSERGERDSS; translated from the coding sequence ATGACGTCGAAAAAGAAGGGAGCATCTAAATGGGCTCTTCTATGGAAGGAGAAAAGACATGCTATATTGATGCTAATTGCCTTTTGGGGGATAACCTTTTTTACCCTCTCGTGGGATTGGGTATCGGTACTGGGGATTCCCTTAAGGGTTGGTGAGAAGGCACCTTATGATATAGTTGCTCCTCAGGATGCTGAGATACTGGATAGAGAGGCCACTGAGAGACTTAAAAAGGAAGCGGCTTCAAGGATTAAGAAGGTTTTTGTAATAGATGAGGATATAACTCGCGAGGTTTTGCAAAGGCTTTCCTCCAAGCTTTCGTCTCTCAAGGATTTGCTCCCTGAGCAAAAGGATTATATATTTAAGCTCGTTAAGAAAGGCTTTAAAGACGGTGTCTCAGCAGAGGAGCTTTCCTCCTTTGTTGATAGAGTTTTAAAAAGTGCTTCTGAGCTTGCAGTTCCGAGCCCTATTATAGCTAAGCTAAAGGAAATTCTTTTAAGAAACTTGAAACCTAATCTTAGATTTGATGAGAAGGAAACGGAGAGACAGAGACGGCTTGCTATGAAAGAGATTAAGCCGGTTGTGATAAAAGTTCAAAGGGGTGAGCTTATAGTACGCAAGGGAGAGAAACTGAAGAGAGAACACCTCTTGATTCTCAAATCTCTTGGCCTTTTGGGAGAAGGACTCCTCTTTAAAGTTCTTGCGATCGCTGTTTTATCTGTCCTTCTCGTATGGATAAGCTTCGTTTACATAGATGAATGGTATACGGATAAGCTGAAAGATAATGGATTTCTTCTTTTTCTCCTTACATCTTCTTCCGCTATTCTGCTTGCAGGTAAGTTTCTGACGTCAGTTTCTCCAGCTCTCGTCCCCATAGGGATAATTTCCCTATCGTATGCTATTCTCGTTAATCCGAGATTTAGCATATTTATGACAATGGTCATGGCTTTCGCTTTGAGCTTCTTTAGAGAAGCGGGGCTCACACCGTTGGCACTGGGGCTCTTTGGGGGATTAATAGGCATAAAATATGTGAGAAATATAAGACATAGAGGAGCTTTTATAAGAGCAGGTACGTTTATGAGTCTTGCTAATTCGGTATCGCTTGCTGCCATAGGTTTGTTTCTAAACTCATCTTTCAGGGAGCTCTTTCTTAACGTTTTTTATGGTTTTTTAAATGGAGTAGGCTCGAGCATACTTGTTATGGGAGTTTTGCCTTATGTTGAAAACTTTTTTGACATCTTTTCCCCACTGCGCTTGCTTGAGCTTGCAGATCCCTCTCATCCCCTCTTAAGAAGACTGCAAGTCGAGGCTCCTGGAACCTATCACCACAGCCTGCTTGTTGCCAATCTTGCTGAGGCTGCTGCGGAGGTAGTTGGGGCTGATCCCCTTTTGGCGAGGGTGGGGTCCTATTATCATGACATAGGCAAAATAAGGAGGCCCCACCTCTTTGTTGAGAATCAGATCGATCAGGATAATTATCATGAAAGAATAACTCCGAATCTTAGTCTTCTAGTTATAATCTCGCATGTCAAGGATGGGATAGAGCTTGCGAAGGAGTATAGGCTTCCTCAGCCTATCATAGACATAATAGCTCAGCATCACGGAACTACTATAGTTTCCTACTTTTATCATAGAGCGAAAGAGGAGCGTGGCGAGGATGTCGATCCAGACGATTTTAGATACCCTGGGCCTAAGCCTCAGAGCAAGGAAGCAGCTATAGTTATGCTTGCGGATTCGGTAGAGGCTTCTGCGAGGCTTATGAAGGAACCGAACTCCTCCAAGATCGAGAGCTTGGTAAGGGAAATAGTCAGAGCTAAGGTTGAGGATAGTCAGCTTTCTGAGTCACCTCTTTCCTTCGAGGATTTGGAGAAGATAGTAAGAGCGTTTACTAAGGTTTTAAGGGGCATGTATCACTCGAGAATTGAGTACCCAGAAGGGGGAAAGGATGTTGAGGGTGCTAATAAGCGATCCAAGGAAGCTATTAAGGAGGGTAAAGCTAAATCAGAGAGAGGTGAGAGAGATAGCTCGTAG
- a CDS encoding PhoH family protein — protein sequence MINVAGKEDENLRFVEKSFNVRIFPRGNELVMVGSDEESVRKAGILFQEMMEIARKGHPITLKELKYSIRMLKQGKNLRLGELYGDVIQITERGKLIRPKTIGQKKYVEAIRKNDITFAIGPAGTGKTYLAVAVAVSFLQGRKVGRIILVRPAVEAGEKLGFLPGDLKEKIEPYLRPLYDALYEMLGVERFQKLVESGAIEIAPLAYMRGRTLNDAFVILDEAQNATPEQMKMFLTRLGFGSKMVITGDITQVDLPGKRSGLIEVRDILVGISGIAFVYLTDQDVVRHELVQKIVKAYEEYEMRREDDVEKEGSI from the coding sequence ATGATAAACGTTGCGGGAAAGGAAGACGAAAATCTGAGGTTCGTTGAAAAAAGCTTTAATGTTAGGATTTTCCCGCGAGGAAACGAGCTTGTTATGGTTGGTAGTGATGAGGAATCCGTTAGGAAAGCGGGCATACTTTTTCAGGAAATGATGGAGATAGCTCGAAAGGGGCATCCTATAACGTTGAAGGAGCTCAAGTATAGCATAAGAATGCTAAAACAAGGGAAAAATCTCAGGCTTGGTGAGCTATATGGAGATGTAATTCAGATTACAGAAAGAGGTAAACTTATAAGGCCTAAAACCATCGGTCAAAAGAAGTATGTTGAGGCTATAAGGAAAAATGATATAACCTTTGCTATAGGACCCGCGGGCACTGGTAAGACATATCTCGCGGTGGCGGTGGCCGTTTCATTTCTTCAGGGGAGAAAGGTAGGGAGGATTATACTGGTTAGACCCGCCGTTGAGGCTGGGGAAAAACTTGGTTTCTTGCCTGGGGATCTTAAAGAGAAGATAGAACCCTATTTAAGGCCTCTTTATGATGCTCTTTATGAAATGCTCGGTGTTGAGAGATTCCAAAAGTTAGTTGAGAGTGGGGCGATAGAGATAGCACCCTTGGCTTACATGAGGGGAAGAACCTTAAACGATGCCTTCGTGATACTTGATGAGGCGCAGAATGCTACCCCGGAGCAGATGAAAATGTTTCTAACCAGGCTTGGTTTTGGTTCTAAAATGGTGATAACCGGTGATATAACCCAAGTAGACCTTCCGGGTAAAAGGTCCGGACTTATAGAGGTAAGGGATATCCTTGTTGGAATAAGCGGTATAGCTTTCGTGTACCTTACCGATCAAGACGTTGTCAGACACGAACTTGTTCAAAAGATTGTTAAAGCTTACGAGGAATATGAAATGAGGAGGGAAGATGACGTCGAAAAAGAAGGGAGCATCTAA
- a CDS encoding NifU family protein: protein MGLEEKVKEVLDKLVNPYLAADGGGAELVSIEEDGTVRIRLTGHCGGCPFATLTLKGMVESTIRKHVPEVKKVESV, encoded by the coding sequence ATGGGACTTGAGGAGAAAGTAAAAGAGGTGTTGGATAAGCTGGTTAACCCCTATCTTGCAGCTGATGGTGGAGGTGCGGAGCTCGTGAGCATTGAGGAAGATGGCACGGTCAGAATCCGGCTAACCGGGCATTGCGGGGGATGCCCCTTTGCTACGCTTACCTTGAAGGGGATGGTAGAAAGTACGATAAGAAAGCATGTTCCAGAAGTGAAGAAAGTAGAGTCCGTTTAA
- a CDS encoding oxaloacetate decarboxylase subunit alpha: MSKRKIGITDLTLRDGHQSLIATRMRTDEMLPIAEAMDEVGFHSVEVWGGATFDSCIRFLDEDPWERLRELKKRFRKTPLQMLLRGQNIVGYRNYPDDVVREFVKRAVANGISIFRIFDALNDVRNMEVAAETAKREGAHVQLSISYTISPVHTLDKYMEMVKEMVELGADSICIKDMAGLLSPSAAYELVKSIKERFDIPVQVHSHYTSGMASMTLLKAIEAGADVVDTAMSPFALGTSHPPTETMVYVLRGTEYDTGIDLDALVCISEYFRKVRENHRDKLIDPIVNINILIYQIPGGMYSNLVSQLKEQNALDKLQAVLEEVPRVRKELGYPPLVTPTSQVVGTQAALNVLLGERDKVIPKEVRDYIKGFYGRPPGPIDPEIKKKAIGDEEPIDCRPADLLEPILDRCKKELGIFAMEPEDVLTYALFPQVALEFLMRKYARKCKVDIGFEDPWDDYAYPV; the protein is encoded by the coding sequence ATGTCTAAAAGGAAAATAGGTATAACGGATTTAACGTTAAGAGATGGTCATCAATCTCTCATAGCCACGAGAATGAGAACCGATGAGATGCTTCCCATAGCGGAGGCAATGGATGAGGTAGGCTTTCACTCGGTAGAGGTCTGGGGAGGAGCCACTTTTGATTCCTGTATAAGGTTTCTCGATGAAGACCCATGGGAGAGGTTAAGAGAGCTTAAAAAGAGATTTAGAAAAACTCCCTTGCAGATGCTTCTGCGCGGACAGAATATCGTGGGATATAGAAATTATCCGGACGATGTCGTGAGGGAGTTTGTCAAGAGGGCGGTAGCAAACGGCATAAGTATATTCAGAATATTTGATGCTTTAAACGACGTCCGAAATATGGAAGTTGCTGCTGAGACCGCCAAGAGGGAAGGAGCGCACGTTCAGCTTTCGATAAGCTATACTATATCTCCGGTTCACACGCTTGATAAATATATGGAAATGGTAAAGGAAATGGTGGAGCTTGGAGCGGACTCCATTTGCATAAAGGATATGGCGGGGCTTCTTTCTCCCAGCGCTGCTTATGAACTTGTTAAATCTATAAAGGAACGATTTGATATACCCGTTCAAGTCCACTCTCATTATACCAGCGGTATGGCCTCTATGACCCTTCTTAAGGCTATAGAGGCTGGCGCTGATGTTGTAGATACCGCGATGTCTCCCTTTGCGCTTGGTACTTCTCATCCTCCTACTGAAACCATGGTTTATGTCCTTAGGGGAACTGAGTATGATACGGGTATAGACTTAGATGCTCTGGTCTGTATATCAGAATATTTCAGAAAGGTCAGGGAAAATCACAGGGATAAGCTTATAGATCCCATAGTTAACATAAATATTCTAATATATCAAATTCCAGGAGGTATGTACTCTAACTTGGTAAGCCAGCTTAAAGAGCAGAATGCTTTAGATAAGCTTCAGGCGGTGCTTGAGGAAGTTCCGAGGGTTAGAAAAGAGCTCGGCTATCCTCCGCTCGTGACGCCAACGAGTCAGGTCGTTGGAACACAGGCTGCTTTAAATGTCCTTCTCGGTGAGAGAGATAAGGTTATTCCTAAGGAAGTGCGAGATTATATAAAGGGCTTTTATGGTAGACCTCCGGGTCCCATAGATCCGGAGATCAAGAAAAAGGCTATAGGTGATGAGGAGCCTATAGATTGTAGACCAGCGGATCTTTTAGAACCCATACTCGACAGGTGTAAGAAAGAGCTTGGTATATTTGCAATGGAACCAGAAGATGTTTTAACTTATGCTCTTTTCCCTCAAGTTGCGCTCGAGTTTCTGATGAGAAAGTATGCCAGAAAGTGTAAGGTCGATATAGGTTTTGAAGATCCGTGGGATGATTATGCATATCCTGTTTAA
- the mazG gene encoding nucleoside triphosphate pyrophosphohydrolase, producing the protein MAGKEFERLVGIMEKLRGENGCPWDKKQTLDSLLSYLLEEAYEVVDAIKSRDFSSLEEELGDLLLQIIFQAQIAKEEGLFDIKDVIRGINDKLIRRHPHVFGDKRFKDSDEVLLNWEAMKKKEKKKKSILDGVPPHLPALLRAYELQERARRVGFDWNRTEEVMKKVEEEWKEFREAYSKGDRGKMEEELGDLLFAIVNLARFIGVNPEIALHSINEKFKRRFLYIENKAKEENKPLSSFSLEEMERWWEEAKKKEVL; encoded by the coding sequence ATGGCGGGAAAAGAATTTGAACGTCTCGTTGGCATAATGGAGAAGCTACGCGGTGAGAATGGTTGTCCTTGGGATAAGAAGCAGACCTTAGACAGTTTGCTTTCTTATCTTCTTGAGGAAGCTTATGAAGTTGTGGATGCGATAAAGAGCAGGGACTTTTCTTCTCTGGAAGAGGAACTTGGGGATCTTCTTCTTCAGATAATATTTCAAGCGCAGATAGCCAAGGAAGAAGGGTTGTTCGATATAAAGGATGTGATTAGAGGCATCAATGATAAGCTTATAAGGAGACATCCTCATGTTTTCGGTGATAAGAGGTTTAAGGATTCAGACGAAGTTTTGCTAAACTGGGAGGCAATGAAGAAAAAGGAGAAGAAAAAGAAATCGATTTTAGATGGTGTTCCACCGCATCTTCCTGCCTTGTTGCGAGCGTATGAGCTTCAGGAGAGGGCAAGGAGAGTCGGCTTTGACTGGAATAGGACTGAGGAGGTGATGAAAAAGGTAGAGGAGGAGTGGAAGGAATTTAGGGAAGCGTATTCTAAGGGGGATCGCGGTAAGATGGAGGAGGAGCTCGGTGATCTCCTCTTCGCGATAGTTAACTTAGCGAGGTTCATCGGCGTGAATCCGGAGATCGCGCTTCATTCAATTAATGAGAAGTTTAAAAGAAGATTTCTCTATATAGAGAATAAGGCTAAGGAAGAAAACAAACCGCTTTCATCATTTAGTTTAGAAGAGATGGAAAGATGGTGGGAGGAGGCAAAAAAGAAAGAGGTGCTATAA